In the Victivallis sp. Marseille-Q1083 genome, one interval contains:
- the argC gene encoding N-acetyl-gamma-glutamyl-phosphate reductase has protein sequence MSAIRVAVVGASGYAGEELLRLLLRHRQCKVTAVTSRKYAGQPVSEVFPRFLGSGLEFSAPDARELAANCDVAFLALPHGLATEFAIPLLNAGVKVIDISADFRLKSPAKYKEYYGVDHPAPELLGKAVYGLPERYRDRIRQADLIACPGCYPTSSILPSAPLLAAGLVSPEGIVVASMSGVTGAGRKVDLAYIFPECNESVKAYKPCGHRHLPEIEQEMAVAAGVDELAINFVPHLVPTNRGINSTLLLNMLPGCTAERVAEVYQAAYGNERFVRVLGAGRCSDTKYVTMTNCCEIGYSLDKHTNKLIVTSVIDNLTKGASGQALQCMNIRFGLAETEGLL, from the coding sequence ATGTCTGCAATTCGCGTAGCGGTGGTGGGGGCGTCCGGTTATGCCGGCGAGGAGCTCCTGCGCCTGTTGCTGCGGCACCGGCAGTGCAAAGTTACGGCGGTTACGTCGCGCAAATATGCCGGTCAGCCGGTCAGCGAGGTGTTTCCGCGTTTTCTGGGCAGCGGTCTGGAATTTTCCGCCCCCGATGCCCGGGAGCTGGCGGCCAATTGTGATGTCGCCTTTCTGGCGCTGCCGCACGGGTTGGCGACTGAATTCGCCATCCCGCTGTTGAACGCTGGCGTCAAGGTGATCGACATCAGCGCCGATTTCCGGCTGAAGAGTCCGGCCAAATACAAGGAATATTACGGCGTTGACCATCCGGCCCCGGAACTGCTCGGCAAGGCGGTTTACGGATTGCCGGAGCGCTATCGCGACCGGATTCGCCAGGCGGATTTGATCGCCTGTCCCGGCTGTTATCCGACCAGTTCCATTTTGCCGAGCGCTCCGTTGTTGGCGGCCGGGCTGGTCAGCCCGGAAGGCATTGTCGTCGCCAGCATGTCCGGTGTGACCGGAGCCGGCCGCAAAGTCGATCTGGCCTATATTTTCCCGGAGTGCAACGAGAGTGTCAAAGCCTATAAACCCTGCGGCCACCGGCATCTGCCGGAAATCGAGCAGGAGATGGCCGTTGCCGCCGGAGTCGATGAATTGGCGATCAATTTCGTCCCGCACCTGGTGCCGACCAACCGGGGCATCAATTCGACGTTGTTGCTGAACATGCTGCCGGGCTGTACGGCTGAACGGGTGGCGGAGGTTTACCAGGCCGCTTACGGCAATGAACGGTTCGTCCGGGTTCTGGGGGCGGGGCGCTGCTCCGACACCAAGTATGTGACGATGACCAATTGTTGCGAAATCGGTTATTCGCTGGACAAACACACTAACAAATTGATCGTCACTTCGGTGATCGACAATTTGACGAAAGGCGCTTCCGGGCAGGCGCTGCAGTGCATGAACATCCGGTTCGGCCTGGCTGAAACCGAAGGGTTGCTCTGA
- the rpsI gene encoding 30S ribosomal protein S9: MINQEYVWATGRRKCAVARVRIKPGTGVVTVGGKCWKEYFTTESLRGYILQPLVAVGAEGKYDIAVTLNGGGMVGQAGAMRHGLSRALVKYDESLRPTLKSCGMMTRDSRVKERKKSGQPGARKRFQFSKR; encoded by the coding sequence ATGATCAATCAGGAATATGTATGGGCCACCGGTCGCCGGAAATGTGCGGTTGCCCGGGTTCGGATCAAGCCGGGTACCGGAGTGGTGACCGTCGGCGGCAAATGCTGGAAGGAATATTTTACCACCGAATCGCTGCGCGGTTATATTTTGCAGCCGTTGGTCGCCGTCGGCGCCGAAGGCAAATATGACATCGCCGTGACGCTGAACGGTGGCGGTATGGTCGGTCAGGCCGGTGCGATGCGGCACGGTTTGAGCCGTGCGCTGGTCAAATATGACGAATCGTTGCGGCCGACCCTGAAGAGCTGCGGCATGATGACCCGTGATTCCCGCGTCAAGGAACGCAAGAAATCCGGTCAGCCCGGCGCTCGTAAACGGTTCCAGTTCTCCAAGCGCTAA
- the rplM gene encoding 50S ribosomal protein L13 produces MKTYLAKTGEINREYVLFDASEAPVGRLAVMIANALRGKDKPTYTPHIDTGAFVVVVNADNAVFTGRKSEEKIYVDFSGFRGGRKERTAAEIRRKNAARLIEDAVWGMMPHGRLGRAQFRKLRVYNGAEHPHAAQNPRKITVEK; encoded by the coding sequence ATGAAAACTTATTTGGCAAAAACAGGCGAGATCAACCGCGAATATGTCCTGTTCGATGCTTCGGAAGCTCCGGTCGGGCGTCTTGCGGTCATGATCGCCAACGCGTTGCGCGGCAAAGACAAGCCGACTTATACCCCGCACATCGATACCGGCGCTTTCGTCGTGGTCGTCAATGCGGACAATGCCGTGTTCACCGGCCGCAAGAGCGAAGAAAAAATCTATGTCGACTTCAGTGGTTTCCGCGGCGGCCGCAAGGAACGCACCGCGGCCGAAATCCGCCGGAAGAATGCCGCCCGTTTGATCGAAGATGCCGTCTGGGGCATGATGCCGCACGGCCGTCTCGGCCGCGCCCAGTTCCGCAAATTGCGGGTTTATAACGGCGCCGAACATCCGCATGCCGCTCAGAACCCCCGGAAAATTACAGTGGAGAAATAA
- the murJ gene encoding murein biosynthesis integral membrane protein MurJ encodes MRKNRFDILKSSSGVALATFCSRILGLVRAMLEAWVLGGGALATAWELALMAPNLCRRILGEGALAQALIPLLTHTEAKRDTATMRRQLGVVFCVLGVLLALIVVVVSGGAILLRPWITTDYGRMAMTLIPVVMPYAFFICLIGIIGAFLNTRRIFFLPALGALAFNVFLIAVLYGAYYFRCADGARLLEALGFAVLLSGAVQLALMVFLLWRSRCMPLFDRGLRGEVGVLRDLWRLVLPGLIGASAIQVSFLVDRTLAAFLGPYAVPALNYTERIVYVPLGVFATALSAVLLADMSRAAAHEQFAELLDDMNLGLRYVFFLCLPLAVFFIVFREEILRLLFLRGSFTETNLKETGWAMMFYSLGIPTFCATKIILPAFYARKDMATPLKMSLIAISCNVVLNLLLMFPMRQGGIALATVMSSLINNSLLLLALRRSGLELHWLPVVKAFLKTSVASLLAVSVYFAYHWLQMRLAVGWLPKDLLPLVFCGSVFALVYLLLNYLFKSEELPELLGTFRRRKRPKEVPAGH; translated from the coding sequence ATGCGGAAAAATCGGTTTGACATTCTGAAAAGTTCTTCCGGCGTGGCATTGGCGACGTTCTGCAGCCGCATCCTCGGCTTGGTGCGCGCCATGCTGGAAGCCTGGGTGCTCGGCGGCGGCGCGCTGGCGACGGCCTGGGAACTGGCGCTGATGGCGCCGAACCTCTGCCGCCGGATTCTGGGGGAAGGCGCTTTGGCCCAGGCGCTGATTCCGCTGCTGACCCATACGGAGGCGAAACGGGACACCGCGACGATGCGCCGCCAGCTCGGGGTGGTTTTTTGCGTGCTGGGGGTTCTGTTGGCGTTGATCGTCGTCGTCGTTTCCGGCGGAGCCATATTGCTGCGTCCCTGGATCACGACCGATTACGGCCGGATGGCGATGACGCTGATTCCGGTGGTGATGCCCTATGCGTTCTTTATCTGCCTGATCGGCATCATCGGCGCTTTTTTGAATACCAGAAGAATTTTCTTTCTGCCGGCGCTCGGCGCGCTGGCCTTCAACGTCTTTTTGATCGCGGTCCTGTACGGTGCATATTATTTTCGTTGCGCGGATGGCGCACGGCTGCTGGAGGCTTTGGGATTTGCGGTGCTGCTTTCCGGCGCGGTGCAGTTGGCGTTGATGGTTTTTCTATTGTGGCGGAGCCGGTGCATGCCGTTGTTCGACCGCGGCCTGCGTGGTGAAGTGGGAGTATTGCGCGATTTGTGGCGTCTGGTGTTGCCCGGGCTGATCGGCGCTTCGGCGATCCAGGTGAGTTTTCTCGTCGACCGGACGCTGGCGGCTTTTCTCGGTCCCTATGCGGTGCCGGCCTTGAACTATACCGAACGGATCGTCTATGTGCCGCTGGGGGTGTTCGCCACCGCGTTGAGCGCGGTATTGCTGGCGGACATGTCCAGGGCGGCGGCCCATGAACAATTCGCCGAACTGCTCGACGATATGAATCTCGGTTTGCGCTATGTTTTCTTTCTCTGCCTGCCGCTGGCGGTATTTTTCATCGTCTTCCGGGAGGAAATTCTGCGCCTGCTTTTTCTGCGCGGCAGCTTCACCGAAACCAATTTGAAGGAAACCGGCTGGGCGATGATGTTCTATTCGCTCGGCATTCCGACTTTTTGTGCGACGAAAATCATCCTGCCGGCCTTTTATGCCCGCAAGGATATGGCGACCCCGTTGAAAATGTCGCTGATCGCCATCAGTTGCAATGTCGTTTTGAACCTGCTGCTGATGTTTCCGATGCGCCAGGGAGGGATAGCGCTGGCGACGGTGATGTCGTCGCTGATCAACAACTCGCTGCTGCTGTTGGCATTGCGGCGTTCCGGGCTGGAACTGCATTGGCTGCCGGTTGTAAAGGCGTTCCTGAAGACGTCGGTCGCCAGTCTGCTGGCGGTGTCCGTCTATTTCGCTTACCATTGGCTTCAGATGCGGCTGGCAGTCGGCTGGCTGCCGAAGGACTTGCTGCCGCTGGTTTTCTGCGGTTCGGTTTTCGCCCTGGTCTATCTGCTGCTCAACTATCTGTTCAAGAGCGAAGAATTGCCGGAACTGCTCGGCACCTTCCGACGGCGGAAGAGACCGAAAGAAGTGCCGGCCGGGCATTGA
- the ychF gene encoding redox-regulated ATPase YchF codes for MSFSCGFVGLPNVGKSTLFNALSKGGAEAANFPFCTIEPNTGVVAVPDERLAVLAELEKSGRIVPSTLKFIDIAGLVRGASQGQGLGNQFLGHIRNVDAVAHVVRVFDDPDVVHVSGRIDPVEDLEVILTELMLADLDMLEKRQEKARKLARSSDPDIKLEVELVKDFIARLSDGKLPEYDKNDAKTVEIVKNLGLLTAMPAFVCANTDEKMFHNFASDARALALQEAAASHQMEVVPVCAKWEEELGQLPPEEAALFMEELGIAEPGLNRVIKTGYRLLNYLTFFTAGPMESRAWTVTAGTAAPQAAGKIHTDMCRGFIRMEVVSYRDMVECGGWNKAQAAGKLRIEGKEYVMEDGDVIHVRFSV; via the coding sequence ATGAGTTTTTCCTGCGGATTCGTCGGACTGCCGAATGTCGGCAAGTCCACGTTGTTCAATGCGTTGAGCAAAGGCGGCGCCGAAGCCGCCAACTTCCCGTTCTGTACGATCGAACCCAATACCGGCGTGGTGGCGGTGCCGGATGAACGGCTGGCAGTGTTGGCCGAGCTGGAAAAATCCGGCCGGATCGTGCCGTCGACTTTGAAATTCATCGACATTGCCGGTTTGGTGCGCGGCGCCAGCCAGGGGCAGGGACTGGGCAACCAGTTCCTCGGCCATATCCGCAACGTCGACGCCGTCGCCCACGTCGTCCGGGTGTTCGACGATCCGGATGTCGTTCACGTCAGCGGCCGGATCGATCCGGTCGAGGATCTCGAGGTCATTCTGACCGAGCTGATGCTGGCCGATCTGGACATGCTGGAAAAGCGCCAGGAGAAGGCCCGCAAGCTGGCGCGTTCCAGCGATCCGGACATCAAGCTGGAAGTGGAGTTGGTCAAGGATTTTATCGCCCGTTTGAGCGATGGAAAGTTGCCGGAATACGATAAAAACGACGCCAAAACGGTGGAGATCGTCAAGAACCTCGGTTTGCTGACCGCAATGCCGGCGTTCGTCTGCGCCAACACCGATGAAAAGATGTTCCACAATTTCGCCTCCGATGCCCGGGCGCTGGCGCTGCAGGAAGCCGCCGCTTCGCATCAGATGGAGGTGGTGCCGGTCTGCGCCAAATGGGAAGAGGAACTCGGTCAGTTGCCGCCGGAAGAAGCGGCGTTGTTCATGGAAGAACTGGGCATTGCCGAACCGGGGTTGAACCGGGTGATCAAAACCGGTTACCGGCTGTTGAATTACTTGACCTTTTTCACCGCCGGCCCGATGGAAAGCCGTGCCTGGACGGTGACGGCTGGCACGGCCGCGCCGCAGGCGGCCGGCAAAATTCACACCGATATGTGCCGCGGTTTTATCCGTATGGAAGTGGTTTCCTACCGCGATATGGTCGAATGCGGCGGCTGGAACAAAGCCCAGGCGGCCGGTAAATTGCGGATCGAAGGCAAAGAGTACGTCATGGAAGACGGCGATGTCATCCATGTCCGGTTCTCGGTATGA
- a CDS encoding exosortase system-associated protein, TIGR04073 family — protein sequence MKFLPKLLLAVMLLTTVFCSFQAKAENDLVDDMLIKLGRGVANVAFGPLEILIRPYDVQQEKGAVPALTYGVLKGAVFVVAREVVGVVDIITFPFPLPGCTEDQLDVGWGYGPIIRPAWVVDREHNAFNFFFQDTSIATGN from the coding sequence ATGAAATTCTTACCAAAACTATTGCTGGCTGTCATGTTGTTGACGACGGTCTTCTGCTCATTTCAGGCCAAGGCTGAAAATGACTTAGTCGACGATATGCTGATCAAACTCGGTCGCGGCGTCGCCAATGTGGCGTTCGGGCCGCTGGAAATATTGATTCGGCCATATGACGTTCAGCAGGAAAAGGGCGCGGTGCCGGCTTTGACTTACGGTGTGCTCAAGGGTGCGGTGTTCGTCGTTGCCCGCGAAGTGGTCGGCGTCGTCGATATCATTACCTTCCCGTTCCCGCTGCCGGGCTGCACCGAGGATCAGTTGGATGTCGGCTGGGGATACGGCCCGATCATCCGTCCGGCGTGGGTAGTTGACCGCGAACACAATGCGTTCAATTTCTTCTTCCAGGACACTTCCATTGCCACCGGCAATTGA
- the queF gene encoding preQ(1) synthase: MEKSKERFSDLSLLKASENRYPTSPAEARLEAFQNIYSDRDYVITFDCPEYTSLCPVTNQPDFGHIIVRYVPDKLCVESKSLKLYLYSFRNTNTFHEESVNTILDAVVKLCKPRRAEVVGHFRPRGGIAIHVKATYGGKIDE, from the coding sequence ATGGAAAAAAGTAAAGAACGTTTCTCCGATCTCTCCTTGTTGAAGGCTTCGGAAAACCGCTACCCGACGTCGCCGGCCGAGGCGCGCCTGGAAGCGTTTCAAAATATTTATTCGGACCGCGATTACGTCATCACCTTCGACTGCCCGGAATACACGTCGCTCTGCCCGGTAACCAACCAGCCGGATTTCGGCCATATCATCGTCCGCTATGTGCCGGACAAACTGTGCGTCGAGAGCAAGTCGCTGAAACTTTATCTGTACTCGTTCCGCAATACCAACACCTTCCACGAGGAATCGGTCAACACCATCCTCGATGCGGTCGTCAAACTCTGCAAGCCGCGTCGGGCCGAAGTCGTCGGCCATTTCCGGCCCCGCGGCGGCATCGCCATCCATGTCAAAGCCACTTACGGAGGAAAAATCGATGAATAA
- the argJ gene encoding bifunctional glutamate N-acetyltransferase/amino-acid acetyltransferase ArgJ has protein sequence MNKFADRIKVIPNGSVTSPAGFRACGVTAGFKRSGAPDMALLVSDHPAHFAAAFTSCTFAAAPVLIDRERARTESRLRAVIINSGNANACTGEPGLRNAETTCSMVAEKLGVPPRQVMASSTGRIGTQMPMETVARGIELAVPALNADGGLAAAEAIMTTDTTRKSVARALSIAGRTVTIGAMTKGSGMIDPKMRTVPHATMLCYITTDAAADNALLNDLLARGIEQSFNRITVDGDMSTNDTTLLLANGASGVTIAAGTPEAELFYAALEEIMQDLARQMVMDGEGATKFVTVLVQNAPDEAAAKLCAEAIANSLLCKTAWFGCDPNWGRIVAALGYSTVPFDPDKVDVFYDSFPVVKQGGDAGTAEKVLAEVLKKREFTVTVDLNAGTEAYWVWTCDISYEYVKINAEYHT, from the coding sequence ATGAATAAATTCGCGGATCGGATCAAGGTCATTCCCAACGGTTCGGTAACCAGCCCGGCCGGCTTCCGGGCCTGCGGCGTCACCGCCGGCTTCAAGCGCAGCGGCGCGCCGGATATGGCTTTGCTCGTTTCGGATCATCCGGCCCATTTCGCCGCGGCGTTCACCAGTTGCACTTTTGCCGCCGCTCCGGTGCTGATCGACCGGGAGCGGGCCCGGACGGAATCCCGGCTCCGGGCGGTCATCATCAACAGCGGCAACGCCAACGCCTGTACCGGCGAACCCGGCTTGCGCAACGCTGAAACCACCTGCTCGATGGTCGCCGAAAAACTCGGCGTCCCGCCGCGGCAGGTGATGGCCTCTTCGACCGGCCGGATCGGCACGCAGATGCCGATGGAAACCGTCGCACGCGGCATTGAACTGGCGGTTCCGGCCCTGAATGCCGACGGCGGTCTGGCGGCGGCGGAAGCGATCATGACCACCGACACGACCCGGAAATCGGTAGCGCGGGCGTTGTCCATCGCCGGCCGGACGGTCACCATCGGAGCGATGACCAAAGGATCCGGCATGATCGATCCGAAAATGCGCACGGTGCCGCATGCGACGATGCTCTGCTACATCACCACCGATGCGGCAGCGGACAACGCCCTGCTCAACGACCTGCTGGCGCGCGGCATCGAACAATCGTTCAACCGGATCACCGTCGACGGCGACATGAGCACCAACGATACAACGCTGCTGCTGGCGAACGGCGCCTCCGGCGTCACCATCGCGGCGGGTACGCCGGAAGCGGAACTATTCTATGCCGCGCTGGAAGAGATCATGCAGGATCTGGCCCGGCAGATGGTCATGGACGGCGAAGGCGCCACCAAATTCGTCACCGTGCTGGTTCAAAACGCCCCGGATGAAGCGGCGGCCAAGCTCTGTGCCGAAGCGATCGCCAATTCGCTGCTGTGCAAGACGGCCTGGTTCGGCTGCGATCCGAACTGGGGGCGAATCGTCGCGGCGCTCGGTTATTCGACCGTCCCGTTCGATCCGGACAAAGTCGATGTTTTTTATGACAGTTTCCCGGTCGTCAAGCAGGGCGGCGACGCCGGCACGGCGGAGAAAGTGCTGGCCGAAGTGCTGAAGAAACGGGAATTCACCGTCACCGTCGACCTGAATGCCGGGACGGAAGCCTATTGGGTCTGGACCTGCGATATTTCTTATGAATATGTCAAAATCAACGCCGAATATCACACTTAA
- a CDS encoding family 78 glycoside hydrolase catalytic domain, which produces MHWEAKWIWRPQDNGRAYNQAALFKREFTVEAVDEARLCITADTFYRLKINGCWVNDGPARSYPEHYQYDRLDVTNLLHIGVNSMEIVVRYFGSGTFHQIPQRAGLLAQLTIKAAGRPLQTISTDESWAVRSYPELTSRTAQISVQQGPVERYDASVVPPPWEPAEIIAAAGEGWWRNLEERDCKLLSRREFGLRRFVGASRVPDHCRVFCWSPREVYRPGSTSNNNADGYPLALALELNMAAGRTVEFLVENLQVFIDGRPAASPLSLSAGRHFLLAATTCGLSHNKDCALIFPDDSGLQFGNPLGRAGGYPLVVAPQLVQEAPDLPFMWANGELQARLERCQAWLADLAGRVSDAASLQAVGGANLWQLNEADFFLDDGYWAGRSRRPEPVQPADVIAPDNLLYRDGAATEIAATPDGTAIELLYDFGEQNCGYWEFEADAAAGTIIDLYAVEFIAPDGTIQHTGSHRNVLRYICREGRNAFRSFKRRSGRYLFVTIRRAARPVKFRYLGLIESTYPVQSVGSFHCSDQALNRIWEMSARTLKLCMEDTFTDCPLYEQTLWVGDARSEALFAFPAFGAYDLARRCIRLAGRSLERYPIVGCQVPSCWDCLLPAWSLMWGMSVYDYYFETGDAAFCAEIWPLVKRNLDGAFRQLDPATGLFASPDWNMFDWSPTDSNHAIVLYLSMFLAGAVDAALELAAILPDEPFTQAYRPKRAALAAAIDRQWDAEKRQWPDYLEQGQPSPDGAVHTSMLAILYNLTTERNYQAAVDNVIQPRPELYPVCSPFASLYYYMALEKLSRPEMILEAISRDYALMLKLAESTVWETYVSPGHDPFPTRSHCHGWSAAPLYFLPRTVLGLRMTQPGARAFAVSPVVTSGMSCASGRQATIRGPVEVRWERAGDRLTIHASAPAGVTLHYEPNETLAGLQVEYNFG; this is translated from the coding sequence ATGCATTGGGAAGCGAAATGGATCTGGCGGCCGCAGGACAACGGCCGGGCATATAACCAGGCGGCGTTATTCAAACGTGAATTCACCGTCGAGGCGGTCGACGAAGCCAGGTTGTGCATCACCGCCGACACGTTTTACCGGCTGAAAATCAACGGCTGCTGGGTCAACGACGGTCCGGCGCGCAGCTATCCGGAGCATTACCAGTACGACCGCCTCGATGTCACGAACCTGCTGCATATCGGCGTCAATTCCATGGAAATAGTGGTACGCTATTTCGGCAGCGGCACCTTCCACCAGATTCCCCAGCGGGCCGGTTTGCTGGCACAATTGACGATCAAAGCCGCCGGGCGGCCGCTGCAGACCATCAGCACCGACGAAAGCTGGGCGGTCCGCTCCTATCCGGAACTGACCAGCCGGACCGCACAAATTTCCGTCCAGCAAGGCCCGGTCGAACGTTACGACGCCTCCGTTGTCCCGCCGCCGTGGGAACCGGCGGAAATCATCGCCGCCGCCGGCGAAGGGTGGTGGCGCAACCTGGAGGAGCGGGACTGCAAGCTATTGAGCCGCCGGGAATTCGGCTTGCGGCGTTTCGTCGGCGCCAGCCGGGTGCCGGATCATTGCCGGGTGTTCTGCTGGTCGCCGCGGGAGGTCTACCGGCCCGGCAGCACCAGCAACAACAATGCCGACGGTTATCCGCTCGCCCTGGCGCTGGAACTGAATATGGCCGCCGGGCGCACCGTTGAATTTCTGGTGGAAAATCTGCAGGTATTCATCGACGGCCGGCCGGCAGCATCGCCGTTGTCTTTGTCCGCCGGCCGCCATTTCCTGTTGGCGGCGACCACTTGCGGCCTGTCCCATAACAAAGATTGCGCGCTGATTTTTCCGGATGACAGCGGACTGCAATTCGGCAATCCGCTCGGCCGGGCAGGCGGTTATCCGCTGGTCGTCGCGCCGCAACTGGTTCAGGAAGCGCCGGATCTGCCGTTCATGTGGGCCAACGGAGAACTCCAGGCCCGCCTGGAACGCTGCCAGGCATGGCTGGCCGATCTGGCCGGCCGGGTTTCCGATGCCGCCAGTTTGCAGGCGGTCGGCGGCGCCAACCTGTGGCAGTTGAACGAAGCGGATTTCTTTCTCGACGACGGTTACTGGGCTGGCCGCAGCCGTCGGCCGGAACCGGTGCAACCGGCCGATGTCATTGCGCCGGACAACCTGCTCTACCGCGACGGCGCGGCGACTGAAATTGCCGCGACACCGGACGGCACCGCCATCGAACTGCTGTACGATTTCGGCGAACAGAACTGCGGCTATTGGGAGTTCGAAGCGGATGCCGCCGCCGGGACGATCATCGATCTCTATGCGGTCGAATTCATCGCGCCGGACGGCACCATCCAGCACACCGGCAGCCATCGCAATGTGCTGCGCTATATCTGCCGGGAAGGCCGCAATGCGTTCCGCAGTTTCAAACGCCGTTCGGGCCGTTATCTGTTCGTCACCATCCGCCGGGCGGCCAGGCCGGTGAAATTCCGCTACCTCGGCCTGATCGAATCGACTTATCCGGTTCAATCCGTCGGCAGTTTTCACTGTTCCGACCAGGCGTTGAACCGGATCTGGGAAATGTCGGCCCGGACGCTGAAGCTGTGCATGGAGGATACCTTCACCGATTGCCCGCTGTACGAGCAAACCCTCTGGGTCGGCGATGCCCGCAGCGAAGCGCTGTTCGCCTTCCCGGCCTTCGGCGCTTACGACCTGGCCCGGCGCTGTATCCGGCTGGCCGGCCGGTCGCTGGAGCGTTATCCGATCGTCGGCTGCCAGGTGCCGAGCTGCTGGGATTGTCTGTTGCCGGCCTGGAGCCTGATGTGGGGCATGTCGGTTTACGACTATTACTTTGAAACCGGCGACGCCGCGTTCTGCGCGGAAATCTGGCCGCTGGTGAAACGCAACCTCGACGGCGCCTTCCGGCAGCTTGATCCGGCCACCGGGTTGTTCGCTTCGCCGGACTGGAATATGTTCGACTGGAGTCCGACTGACAGCAACCATGCGATCGTCCTTTATTTGAGCATGTTCCTGGCCGGCGCCGTCGACGCGGCACTCGAATTGGCGGCAATCCTGCCGGATGAACCATTCACGCAGGCCTACCGGCCGAAACGGGCGGCGCTGGCGGCGGCGATCGACCGTCAGTGGGACGCCGAAAAACGCCAATGGCCGGACTATCTGGAACAAGGCCAACCCTCGCCGGACGGAGCGGTCCACACCAGCATGCTGGCCATCCTGTACAATCTGACTACGGAGCGCAATTACCAGGCGGCCGTCGACAATGTCATTCAACCGCGGCCGGAACTGTATCCGGTCTGTTCGCCGTTCGCCTCGCTCTATTATTATATGGCGCTGGAAAAACTGTCCCGGCCCGAGATGATTCTGGAGGCGATTTCACGGGATTACGCGCTGATGTTGAAGCTGGCGGAGAGCACCGTCTGGGAAACTTACGTCAGTCCCGGCCACGATCCGTTTCCGACCCGCAGCCATTGTCACGGCTGGTCGGCGGCGCCGTTGTATTTTCTGCCCCGTACCGTACTGGGCTTGCGGATGACGCAGCCGGGCGCCCGCGCCTTTGCCGTCAGCCCGGTCGTCACGTCCGGCATGAGCTGCGCTTCCGGTCGGCAAGCCACCATCCGCGGGCCGGTGGAGGTTCGCTGGGAACGCGCCGGAGACCGGTTGACGATCCACGCCTCCGCGCCGGCCGGCGTCACGCTTCACTATGAACCGAACGAAACGCTCGCCGGCTTGCAGGTCGAATATAACTTCGGCTAA